A window from Heliangelus exortis chromosome 17, bHelExo1.hap1, whole genome shotgun sequence encodes these proteins:
- the MMD2 gene encoding monocyte to macrophage differentiation factor 2 isoform X1: MFVSRVLDFQKTRYARFMNHRVPSNCRYQPTEYEHAANCATHAFWILPSILGSSILYILSDDQWETISAWIYGCGLSSLFIVSTIFHTISWKKRHLRTVEHCLHMFDRMVIYFFIAASYAPWLNLRELGPWASHMRWIIWIMASVGTVYVFFFHERYKLVELVCYVIMGFFPALVILSMPNRDGLLELVAGGLSYCLGMVFFKSDGRIPFAHAIWHLFVAIGAGIHYYAIWRLHPKGFILEAILPLGAFGPKSKPGSHKAQGSARRTFLRPLHLHLLLKTQSRAGTWVGVGDWAPLETLPPCLVPPHLLSGLPKAKAGWGTQSRLSACPPILY; the protein is encoded by the exons GTTCATGAACCACCGTGTCCCATCCAACTGCAGGTATCAGCCTACGGAGTATGAGCACGCAGCAAACTGTGCCACCCATGCA TTCTGGATCCTGCCCAGCATCCTTGGCAGCTCCATCCTTTACATCCTCTCTGACGACCAGTGGGAAACCATCTCAGCCTGGATCTATGGCTGTGGCTTGTCCAGCCTCTTCATTGTCTCCACAATTTTCCACACCATCTCCTGGAAGAAGAGGCATCTCAG GACCGTGGAGCACTGCTTGCACATGTTTGACAGGATGGTGATTTACTTCTTCATCGCAGCATCATATGCTCCCTG GCTGAACCTGCGGGAGTTGGGTCCCTGGGCTTCCCACATGCGCTGGATCATCTGGATCATGGCATCAGTCGGGACTGTCTACGTTTTCTTCTTCCATGAACG GTACAAGCTGGTGGAGCTGGTGTGCTATGTTATCATGGGCTTCTTCCCTGCCTTGGTCATCCTCTCCATG CCCAACAGGGATGGTCtcctggagctggtggctggaGGACTCTCCTACTGCCTGGGCATGGTCTTCTTCAAAAGCGACGGCCGCATCCCCTTCGCCCACGCCATCTGGCACCTCTTCGTGGCCATTGGAGCTGGCATCCACTACTATGCCATTTGGAG GCTTCATCCCAAGGGATTTATCTTGGAAGCCATTTTGCCATTGGGGGCTTTTGGCCCTAAATCCAAGCCAGGGTCTCACAAGGCACAAGGAAGTGCCAGAAGGACCTTTCTGAGACCTCttcacctccacctcctgctgaaaacccagagcagggcaggcactTGGGTGGGAGTGGGTGACTGGGCTCCACTGGAGACATTGCCACCCTGCCTTGTCCCCCCCCATTTGCTGAGTGGGCTTCCTAAAGCAAAAGCAGGGTGGGGGACACAGAGCAGGTTATCAGCTTGTCCTCCTATTTTATACTGA
- the MMD2 gene encoding monocyte to macrophage differentiation factor 2 isoform X2, which produces MFVSRVLDFQKTRYARFMNHRVPSNCRYQPTEYEHAANCATHAFWILPSILGSSILYILSDDQWETISAWIYGCGLSSLFIVSTIFHTISWKKRHLRTVEHCLHMFDRMVIYFFIAASYAPWLNLRELGPWASHMRWIIWIMASVGTVYVFFFHERYKLVELVCYVIMGFFPALVILSMPNRDGLLELVAGGLSYCLGMVFFKSDGRIPFAHAIWHLFVAIGAGIHYYAIWRYLYQPNTLEAKTSW; this is translated from the exons GTTCATGAACCACCGTGTCCCATCCAACTGCAGGTATCAGCCTACGGAGTATGAGCACGCAGCAAACTGTGCCACCCATGCA TTCTGGATCCTGCCCAGCATCCTTGGCAGCTCCATCCTTTACATCCTCTCTGACGACCAGTGGGAAACCATCTCAGCCTGGATCTATGGCTGTGGCTTGTCCAGCCTCTTCATTGTCTCCACAATTTTCCACACCATCTCCTGGAAGAAGAGGCATCTCAG GACCGTGGAGCACTGCTTGCACATGTTTGACAGGATGGTGATTTACTTCTTCATCGCAGCATCATATGCTCCCTG GCTGAACCTGCGGGAGTTGGGTCCCTGGGCTTCCCACATGCGCTGGATCATCTGGATCATGGCATCAGTCGGGACTGTCTACGTTTTCTTCTTCCATGAACG GTACAAGCTGGTGGAGCTGGTGTGCTATGTTATCATGGGCTTCTTCCCTGCCTTGGTCATCCTCTCCATG CCCAACAGGGATGGTCtcctggagctggtggctggaGGACTCTCCTACTGCCTGGGCATGGTCTTCTTCAAAAGCGACGGCCGCATCCCCTTCGCCCACGCCATCTGGCACCTCTTCGTGGCCATTGGAGCTGGCATCCACTACTATGCCATTTGGAGGTACCTCTATCAGCCCAACACTCTGGAGGCCAAAACATCCTGGTAG